The proteins below come from a single Poecilia reticulata strain Guanapo linkage group LG5, Guppy_female_1.0+MT, whole genome shotgun sequence genomic window:
- the chd6 gene encoding chromodomain-helicase-DNA-binding protein 6 isoform X2: MKILKKDKQQMFTGLPKHTPPPASAAAAASDQGSIAQTAVPTIPRGHLVVGSKDQLRILTPVGSTSTANHCAAVSVHAARSHASLNEEDEGGGGGRVKKKRKKKDKRQWEKVDAEEEEKESNKPKRQKEEKETTVLTLRRSKEPKEGKEGKEGKERKERRTKGKGSRKESGADPRNAAGGKTSEPPAASGPVPVPVKIPGKRGRKPKVKVVPPVPANQAGPQVNNSQAAQIHGKSHGQANSKTAAPTAPKQRGRKPKDPGAPPLEKKKKGKRRNQELAVQEGAESDDATSTSALNMGGDDSQDPLDNAKRRSGRQVKRRKYNEDLDFKVVDDDGETIAVLGAGRISALNATALAWQAEEPPEDEANIIEKILAVRKMKKEASSEDQTEDMEEFYVKYRNFSYLHCKWATLEELEKDPRIHQKIKRFRTKQAQMKHLFTEPDDDIFNPDYVEVDRVLEVAVTTDTETGEEVTHYLVKWCSLSYEEATWELQEDLDPEKIREFEEIQKRPADLRHMERPAPDKWQKLERSRDYRNGNQLREYQLEGMNWLMFNWYNRKNCILADEMGLGKTIQSITFLYEIFKMGIRGPFLIIAPLSTITNWEREFRTWTHMNVIVYHGSQISRQMILQYEMFYRDQQGNTISGGLKFHGLITTFEMIMADCPELKKLQWRCVVIDEAHRLKNRNCKLLEGLKLMNLEHKVLLTGTPLQNSVEELFSLLNFLEPQQFPSESSFLEEFGDLKTDEQVKKLQSILKPMMLRRLKDDVEKNLAPKEETIIEVELTNIQKKYYRAILEKNFSFLSKGANQHNMPNLINTMMELRKCCNHPYLITGAEEKILESFKKSHSPEAPDFQLQAMIQAAGKLVLIDKLLPKLLSGGHKVLIFSQMVRCLDILEDYLIQRRYTYERIDGRVRGNLRQAAIDRFCKPDSDRFVFLLCTRAGGLGINLTAADTCIIFDSDWNPQNDLQAQARCHRIGQSKAVKVYRLITRNSYEREMFDKASLKLGLDKAVLQDINRKGSLNGVQQLSKLEVEDLLKKGAYGALMDEEDEGSKFCEEDIDQILQRRTQTITIQSEGKGSTFAKASFVSSGNRTDISLDDPNFWQKWAKIAEVEIDSRSEKESLVIDTPRVRKQTRHYNSFEDDELMEFSELDSDSEERPCRTRRLGDRTRRYLRAECFRVEKNLLIFGWGRWKDILNHGRFKWHLAERDMEVICRALLVYCLKHYKGDDKIKSFIWDLISPSKDGQDQALLNHSGLSAPVPRGRKGKKLKNQLNVPDVKNADWLVHCNPEVVLQDESYKKHLKQHCNKVLLRVRMLYYLKVEVLGEAANQSQEGVPASKLEVSLPDIDYIEIPVTWWDTDADKSLLIGVHKHGYERYNAMRADPDLCFLERVGMPDVTALSAEQGGSEAAAELTDSCKTEEAKEKPESKANGEEDQDDNRQGEETCSSVDTSEKPDSTAQAEAADQQQQQKDVPDSQTPADPCNQDGPLVTTTTTGTGSGVASLHVVQARPLWPTGPALTARFRRLITAYQRFTLRREPLLRHDFLLHDGLVGMAMGGAGSAHGHHGGGPLAWQLGEELRRCSVVSTETDPLFLEWQRRWTRREQADFYRTVSSFGVVYDPERKAFDWSQFRALARLERKTDESLERYFNSFVNMCRTACKLPPKKEEGLADPGVLVEPLTEERAARTLYRIELLRKIREQVLRHPLLSARLQLCRPSLYLPVWWESGKHDRDLLVGAARHGLSRTDFYILNDPQLSFLEAHRNYVRRHPAHLHPQSHHHPHHPGMAASASQLPHCCLYESGLGHHSPQPPEYPQQASNHHQHHQPPPPTPSPSSSSSSSSHPHLHPPPLDARDSGSPSLGMVPGSRVDFLDCAPLDETLELGALHHDSDALHGGKVSKDALNGFPFNSATGGQSMLNSYGVGGADLDANLRSDVLVGEQGSSEETGLLAPSVELDQLQAPWDSADHTSPAEHMFNESDPILGPAALETGFLEEEDEEAQGGDRGGEEGGTLEECLGLPPSSSPSHPSTGDSVEPLSSSYMLFKDIGVNEEASPDQTDLSASPPLPYVPPPPLSLPDITAHEPQDGLGHANVSASLIHPAEDGDDQEGGAGFEFVDKDEEEAEKEGADRGVLVGPQMEDGEQEPDKTEEILQRLSPDLQDDGEDLSRDVQPYLGKLEQDGSLACPASIEAPPEDVDGLILYQTEEERSMDSSLDAEAFIRSETGEFLEMKESSQSSGGGFGADQVNEISEGRLDCVCLGDAAEEPMEDKPGLMALAGSELAEPGERTVSVDPDLNRSETSSFSLDRENLLDQNDIKADLTLNDVDAKSSDLKFSIDEERKPLRFVVPKTEAAEDVCPDSSDIKHSRFLSFPVKSEDTKAEQLEFPLRAPLLDVKPEDLSFSMKSESFDVKPEVLQFVAFSDCGKIKPEVKPADLRFAVYPDGARFKAEMKPEALRLAGFPETSAIKPESKPDALEFAAFSNGSGIKAEVKPEVLEFTASPEVKVEMKRETLEADSTVLTPKLEQGEAVAAAAESPLKGQVKEERPSSPVPAVEGYPGSPRFAAPASMCEIPDGLHESREPTIAQLLQEKALFSFSEWPKDRVIINRLDSICHAILKGKWPSSSEQYDSPGSVAANSCLANSLAQHHHHRAGFLPGTGPGAGPGQPRVQQGGLGFPVPPPLTRLPKYVPRGAACGRAAWRLTSLPLLQERLVAPPFLPELKRAGGRRSFDYEAAAAAAAAKILAGKCASPSHTSAAAAASSSSEEKVAVVATPSHRAGAMLNGWQEAAIDLTKSSGEISTTSGAGTNEAAGIGHPNAGAAGSHKLPPLPPITAPLPGSVGIDMSGILQAGLIHPVTGQIVNGSLRGDDSLRRRRGRRRNVEALYSEFAKSRGLHLPEAQARVEAISHSSVSSSTSSPSPSPSERPAGPPTPSSSSTPTPTQTPPQPEIVAIDREAASKGLIEWLRQNPGYSMDLPAFAHSGASLLHGFVERPKQRRHRCKDPTKLDINTLTGEERVPVVHRGTGRRLGGAMAPAIKELSRWLDANSEYFVAPDWADVVKHSGFLPEGKFSRILTEPVNRDPGSRRRGRRPRSEMPKPLLSVSDSASPGIGPPLYMNGGLIGSMDSIVTLQNLRGAIPGIPIMAAGFPHGFPAGSGGSAADDAKNGLSMLPMMLHGIHHPHGAAAGIPQHALFSVGTMMAHAPPPPHSSASASASTVTTTTAASEAASPSSTTAAADRESDMEKPAEGAKRPAETAAAVITSTSRVHHTFNPFLIPGVSHGLLYPHMFLPHGGIMALPAVAPGGADGVPGSPKWRRKRAREEEERERGKAGDAEERESTVTASASSSASPPSEESRAGRAEPDSISHGEKAAAPEEKEDGSEETGDEVDRRDGEAA; this comes from the exons AAGCGGCGTTCGGGTCGACAGGTCAAAAGGAGGAAGTACAACGAAGACTTGGACTTCAAGGTGGTGGACGACGACGGAGAGACGATCGCCGTTCTGGGCGCCGGGCGCATCTCGGCGCTCAACGCTACGGCTCTGGCATGGCAGGCAGAA GAACCTCCAGAGGACGAGGCCAACATCATCGAGAAAATCCTGGCTgtcagaaaaatgaagaaagag GCTTCATCAGAGGACCAAACGGAGGACATGGaggagttttatgtcaaatacaGAAATTT TTCCTACCTGCACTGCAAATGGGCCACTTTGGAAGAGCTGGAGAAAGATCCCAGAATCCACCAGAAGATCAAACGTTTCAGGACCAAACAGGCTCAGATGAAGCACCTGTTCACTGAG CCCGACGACGACATATTCAACCCAGACTACGTGGAGGTCGACCGCGTCCTGGAGGTGGCCGTTACCACGGATACGGAGACGGGCGAG GAGGTGACCCACTACCTGGTGAAGTGGTGCAGCCTGTCGTACGAGGAGGCGACctgggagctgcaggaggacCTGGACCCGGAGAAGATCCGGGAGTTCGAGGAGATCCAGAAGCGTCCGGCGGACCTCAGACACATG GAACGCCCAGCTCCAGATAAATGGCAGAAGCTGGAGCGCTCCAGAGATTACCGTAACGGAAACCAGCTCAGAGAATACCAGCTGGAGGGGATGAACTGGTTGATGTTCAACTGGTACAACAG GAAAAACTGCATCCTGGCAGATGAAATGGGTTTGGGGAAGACGATCCAGTCGATCACGTTCCTGTACGAAATCTTCAAAATGGGCATCCGCGGGCCGTTCCTCATCATCGCCCCGCTGTCCACCATCACCAACTGGGAGCGGGAGTTTCGCACCTGGACGCACATGAACGTCATCGTGTACCACGGCTCGCAGATCAGCCGCCAGATGATCCTGCAGTACGAGATGTTCTACCGAGACCAGCAG GGCAACACGATCTCAGGCGGGCTGAAGTTCCACGGCCTGATCACCACCTTCGAGATGATCATGGCCGACTGTCCGGAGCTGAAGAAGCTGCAGTGGCGCTGCGTTGTGATCGACGAGGCCCACCGCCTCAAGAACAGGAACTGCAAGCTGCTGGAGGGGCTGAAGCTCATGAACCTG GAACACAAGGTGCTTCTGACCGGGACGCCGCTGCAGAACTCGGTGGAGGAGCTGTTCAGTCTGCTGAACTTCCTGGAGCCGCAGCAGTTTCCCTCAGAGAGCTCCTTCCTGGAGGAGTTCGGAGACCTGAAGACGGACGAGCAG GTGAAGAAGCTTCAGTCCATTTTAAAACCAATGATGCTGAGGAGACTGAAGGACGATGTGGAGAAAAATCTGGCGCCTAAAGAGGAAACCATCATCGAG gtggAGCTGACGAACATCCAGAAGAAATACTACCGGGCCATCCTGGAGAAGAACTTCTCCTTCCTGTCTAAAGGAGCAAACCAACACAACATGCCGAACCTCATCAACACCATGATGGAGCTCCGAAAGTGCTGCAACCACCCGTACCTCATCACAG GCGCGGAGGAGAAGATTCTGGAAAGCTTCAAGAAGAGCCACAGCCCGGAGGCGCCGGACTTCCAGCTGCAGGCGATGATCCAGGCGGCCGGGAAGCTGGTTCTGATCGACAAGCTGCTGCCCAAGCTGCTGTCGGGGGGCCACAAGGTGCTGATCTTCTCCCAGATGGTCCGCTGCCTGGACATCCTGGAGGACTACCTCATCCAGAGGCG CTACACGTACGAACGCATCGACGGCCGAGTGCGGGGGAACCTGCGGCAGGCGGCCATCGACCGGTTCTGCAAGCCCGACTCGGACCGCTTCGTGTTCCTGCTCTGCACCCGGGCCGGAGGGCTGGGAATCAACCTGACGGCCGCCGACACCTGCATCATCTTCGACTCGGACTGGAACCCGCAGAACGACCTGCAG gctCAGGCTCGATGCCATCGGATCGGACAGAGCAAAGCGGTGAAAGTCTACAGACTGATCACCAGAAACTCGTACGAGAGGGAAATGTTCGACAAGGCCAGCCTGAAGCTGGGTTTGGATAAAGCCGTTCTTCAGGACATCAACCGCAAAGGAAGCCTCAACGGG GTGCAGCAGCTTTCCAAGCTGGAAGTGGAGGATTTGTTGAAGAAGGGAGCGTACGGCGCGCTGATGGACGAGGAAGACGAAGGCTCCAAGTTCTGCGAGGAAGACATCGATCAGATCCTGCAGAGGCGGACGCAGACCATCACCATCCAGTCTGAAGGGAAAGGCTCCACGTTTGCAAAG GCCAGCTTTGTGTCGTCCGGCAACAGAACGGACATTTCTTTGGACGATCCAAACTTCTGGCAGAAATGGGCAAAAATCGCTGAGGTGGAAATCGACTCCAGATCAGAGAAG GAGTCCCTGGTGATCGACACGCCGCGCGTCAGGAAACAAACCCGCCACTACAACTCCTTCGAGGACGACGAGCTGATGGAGTTTTCCGAGCTGGACAGCGACTCGGAGGAGCGGCCGTGCCGGACCCGTCGCCTTGGCGACCGCACCCGGCGGTACCTCCGCGCCGAGTGCTTCCGGGTGGAGAAGAATCTCCTGATCTTCGG TTGGGGTCGGTGGAAGGACATCCTGAACCACGGTCGGTTTAAATGGCACCTGGCGGAGAGAGACATGGAGGTGATCTGTCG GGCTCTGCTGGTTTACTGCCTGAAACACTACAAAGGTGACGACAAGATCAAGAGCTTCATCTGGGATCTGATCTCTCCTTCTAAAGACGGACAGGACCAGGCGCTGCTCAACCACTCGG GTCTGTCTGCTCCGGTTCCTCGGGGCAGGAAGGGGAAGAAGCTGAAGAATCAGCTGAACGTTCCCGACGTTAAAAACGCTGACTGGCTCGTCCACTGTAACCCAGAGGTGGTGCTGCAGGACGAGAGCTACAAGAAGCACCTCAAACAGCACTGCAACAA GGTGCTGCTGAGGGTGAGGATGTTGTACTACCTGAAGGTGGAGGTTCTGGGTGAGGCTGCTAATCAATCTCAGGAGGGGGTACCTGCCAG TAAGCTGGAGGTGTCGCTGCCTGACATCGACTACATTGAGATTCCAGTGACTTGGTGGGACACAGACGCTGACAAGTCTCTCCTCATAGGAGTCCACAAACACG GATACGAGCGTTACAACGCCATGCGCGCCGATCCGGACCTCTGCTTCCTGGAAAGAGTCGGGATGCCGGACGTCACAGCTCTGtctgcagagcagggaggatcGGAGGCGGCTGCCGAGCTGACGGACAG CTGTAAAACGGAGGAGGCGAAGGAGAAGCCGGAAAGCAAAGCGAACGGAGAGGAGGATCAAGACGACAACAGACAG gggGAGGAAACCTGTTCCAGCGTCGACACATCAGAGAAACCCGACAGCACGGCTCAGGCCGAGGCGGcggaccagcagcagcagcagaaagacgTTCCAG ATTCCCAGACGCCAGCCGACCCGTGCAACCAAGATGGACCCCTGGTTACCACGACGACGACGGGCACCGGGTCGGGCGTGGCGTCTCTTCACGTCGTCCAGGCCCGGCCGCTGTGGCCCACCGGCCCGGCCCTGACGGCCCGGTTCCGCCGCCTCATCACGGCCTACCAGCGCTTCACGCTGCGCAGGGAGCCACTGCTGCGGCACGACTTCCTGCTGCACGACGGCCTGGTCGGCATGGCGATGGGGGGCGCGGGGTCGGCTCACGGCCACCACGGCGGCGGGCCGCTGGCCTGGCAGCTGGGCGAGGAGCTGAGGAGGTGCTCGGTGGTTTCCACGGAGACGGACCCATTGTTCCTGGAGTGGCAGAGGAG GTGGACCCGCCGGGAGCAGGCGGACTTTTACCGCACCGTTTCGTCCTTCGGCGTCGTGTACGATCCGGAGAGGAAGGCGTTCGACTGGTCCCAGTTCAGAGCGCTGGCCCGGCTGGAGAGGAAGACGGACGAGAGCCTGGAGCGATACTTCAACTCGTTCGTCAACATGTGCAGGACGGCCTGCAAGCTCCCGCCGAAGAAGGAAGAAG ggtTGGCAGATCCGGGCGTTCTCGTGGAGCCGCTGACTGAAGAGcgcgccgccaggacgctgtaTCGCATCGAGCTGCTGAGGAAGATCCGAGAGCAG GTTCTGCGCCACCCGCTCCTGTCGGCCCGCCTCCAGCTGTGCCGACCGTCCCTCTACCTCCCCGTCTGGTGGGAGAGCGGGAAACACGACCGGGACCTGCTGGTCGGCGCCGCCCGCCACGGCCTGAGCCGCACCGACTTCTACATCCTCAACGACCCGCAGCTCAGCTTCCTGGAGGCTCACAGGAACTACGTCAGGCGGCACCCGGCTCATCTTCACCCCCAGAGCCATCATCACCCTCACCACCCTGGGATGGCGGCGTCTGCGTCCCAGCTTCCTCACTGCTGCCTGTACGAGTCGGGGCTCGGCCATCACTCCCCTCAGCCTCCGGAGTATCCGCAACAGGCCTCCAACCACCACCAGCACCACCAGCCGCCGCCGCCCACGCCTtcgccctcctcttcctcatcctcctcctctcaccCCCACCTCCACCCTCCGCCGCTGGACGCCAGGGACTCCGGCTCGCCCAGCCTGGGCATGGTACCGGGGTCGCGGGTGGACTTCCTGGACTGCGCTCCGTTGGATGAGACGCTGGAGCTGGGGGCGCTGCATCACGACTCCGACGCCTTGCACGGCGGGAAGGTCTCCAAGGACGCGCTCAACGGGTTCCCCTTCAACTCCGCCACCGGGGGTCAGAGCATGCTCAACTCGTACGGAGTGGGCGGAGCCGACCTGGACGCGAACCTGAGGAGCGACGTCCTGGTTGGAGAGCAGGGGTCGTCGGAGGAAACGGGGCTGCTGGCGCCGTCGGTGGAGCTGGACCAGCTACAG GCTCCCTGGGACAGCGCGGATCACACCAGTCCAGCTGAGCACATGTTCAACGAGTCCGACCCCATCCTCGGCCCAGCCGCCCTGGAGACGGGcttcctggaggaggaggatgaggaggctCAGGGCGGAGAccgaggaggagaggaaggagggacTCTGGAGGAGTGTCTCGGCCTCCCGCCTTCGTCGTCCCCGTCTCACCCTTCGACGGGGGATTCAGTGGAGCCGCTGTCGTCGAGCTACATGCTTTTTAAG GACATCGGGGTGAACGAAGAGGCCAGTCCGGATCAAACGGACCTGTCGGCCAGTCCGCCGCTGCCCTACGTCCCGCCGCCGCCCCTCTCTTTACCCGACATCACCGCCCACGAGCCGCAGGATGGACTCGGCCACGCAAACGTCTCCGCGAGCTTGATCCACCCAGCGGAGGACGGAGACGACCAGGAAGGAGGCGCTGGGTTTGAATTCGTAGACAAAGACgaagaggaagcagagaagGAAG GTGCGGACCGTGGCGTCCTGGTTGGGCCGCAGATGGAGGACGGAGAACAGGAGCCGGATAAGACGGAGGAGATCCTGCAGCGGCTTTCTCCGGACCTCCAGGACGACGGCGAGGATTTGTCCCGGGATGTGCAGCCGTACCTGGGGAAGCTGGAGCAGGACGGCAGCTTGGCGTGTCCGGCGTCCATCGAGGCGCCGCCAGAAGACGTGGACGGCCTGATCCTGTATCAAACCGAAGAGGAACGCTCGATGGACAGTTCTCTTGACGCCGAGGCGTTTATCCGCAGCGAAACCGGAGAGTTTTTGGAAATGAAGGAGAGCTCCCAAAGTTCTGGTGGTGGTTTTGGCGCGGATCAGGTTAACGAGATCTCCGAGGGTCGGCTGGACTGCGTCTGTCTGGGCGACGCTGCGGAGGAACCGATGGAGGACAAACCCGGTCTGATGGCGCTGGCCGGGTCAGAGCTAGCAGAACCCGGAGAGCGCACCGTCTCAGTGGATCCCGACCTGAACCGGAGCGAAACTTCGTCTTTCTCTCTGGATCGGGAAAATCTCCTGGATCAAAATGACATCAAGGCTGATTTGACTTTAAACGACGTCGATGCGAAGTCATCGGATCTTAAGTTCTCCATCGATGAAGAGAGGAAGCCACTGCGGTTTGTGGTTCCGAAAACCGAGGCAGCGGAGGACGTCTGCCCAGACAGCTCCGACATCAAGCATTCCCGTTTCCTCTCCTTCCCCGTGAAGTCCGAGGACACCAAAGCCGAGCAGCTGGAGTTTCCTTTGCGAGCGCCGTTGCTCGACGTCAAACCCGAAGACCTCAGCTTCTCCATGAAGTCCGAGAGCTTCGACGTCAAACCCGAAGTCCTGCAGTTCGTCGCTTTCTCCGACTGCGGCAAAATCAAACCGGAAGTGAAGCCGGCCGACCTGCGGTTCGCCGTCTACCCGGACGGCGCGAGGTTCAAGGCGGAGATGAAACCGGAAGCTCTGAGGTTGGCCGGATTTCCAGAGACGTCCGCCATCAAACCCGAAAGCAAACCCGACGCTCTGGAGTTCGCGGCGTTCTCGAACGGCTCTGGGATCAAAGCCGAGGTGAAGCCGGAGGTTCTGGAGTTCACAGCCTCGCCTGAGGTGAAGGTGGAGATGAAGCGGGAGACGCTGGAGGCGGACAGCACGGTCCTGACGCCGAAGCTGGAGCAGGGCGAggcggtggcggcggcggcggagaGTCCGCTGAAAGGCCAGGTGAAGGAGGAGAGGCCGAGCTCCCCGG TTCCTGCGGTGGAAGGATATCCCGGCAGTCCGAGGTTTGCAGCTCCGGCTTCCATGTGCGAGATTCCCGACGGGCTGCATGAGAGCCGGGAGCCGACCATcgctcagctgctgcaggagaaagCGCTCTTCTCCTTCTCCGAGTGGCCGAAG GACAGAGTTATTATCAACCGGCTGGACAGCATCTGCCACGCCATCCTGAAGGGAAAATGGCCGTCATCGAGCGAACAATACGACTCCCCTGGCTCCGTGGCAGCCAACTCGTGCCTGGCTAACAGTTTAGCgcagcaccaccaccaccgAGCCGGGTTCCTGCCCGGCACGGGCCCCGGCGCCGGGCCGGGCCAGCCGCGGGTCCAGCAGGGCGGCCTGGGGTTCCCCGTCCCGCCGCCCCTCACTCGACTTCCCAAG TACGTGCCGCGGGGCGCCGCATGTGGGCGCGCAGCTTGGCGCCTCACCTCCTTGCCTCTCTTGCAGGAGAGGCTCGTGGCTCCTCCCTTCCTCCCTGAGCTCAAACGGGCCGGAGGTCGCCGGTCCTTCGACTACGAAGCCGCCGCAGCCGCCGCGGCCGCTAAGATCTTAGCCGGGAAGTGTGCGTCGCCGAGCCACACGAGCGCCGCCGCTGCCGCCAGCAGCTCCAGCGAAGAGAAGGTGGCGGTGGTGGCCACTCCGTCCCACCGCGCCGGCGCCATGCTGAACGGCTGGCAGGAAGCGGCGATCGATCTGACAAAATCCTCTGGAGAGATCAGCACCACGAGCGGCGCGGGGACGAACGAAGCAGCTGGAATCGGCCACCCCAACGCCGGCGCTGCAGGCAGCCACAAGCTGCCGCCGCTGCCGCCCATCACGGCGCCGCTGCCCGGCTCGGTGGGGATCGACATGTCGGGCATCCTGCAGGCGGGGCTCATCCACCCGGTCACAGGGCAGATCGTCAACGGGAGCCTGAGGGGAGACGACTccctgaggaggaggagagggcgACGGAGAAACGTGGAGGCTCTGTACTCCGAGTTCGCCAAGAGCCGAGGGCTGCACCTGCCGGAGGCTCAG GCTCGGGTTGAGGCCATCAGCCACTCCTCCGTGTCGTCCTCCACCTCCTCGCCGTCCCCGTCTCCGTCCGAGCGGCCTGCCGGTCCTCCCacgccctcctcctcctccacccccacccccacccagACGCCTCCTCAGCCAGAGATCGTGGCCATCGACAGGGAAGCGGCCAGCAAAGGCCTGATCGAGTGGCTGAGGCAGAATCCGGGCTACAGCATGGATCTGCCGGCTTTCGCTCAC TCGGGAGCGAGTCTCCTGCACGGCTTTGTGGAGCGTCCCAAACAGAGGAGGCATCGCTGCAAAGATCCCACCAAGCTGGACATCAACACTCTGACGGGGGAGGAGAGAGTCCCCGTAGTTCACCGGGGAACAGGACGCAGG CTTGGTGGCGCTATGGCTCCGGCTATCAAGGAGCTTTCCAGGTGGCTTGATGCGAACTCGGAGTACTTCGTCGCTCCAGACTGGGCCGACGTGGTCAAACACTCT GGTTTCCTTCCTGAGGGGAAGTTCTCTCGGATCCTGACGGAACCGGTCAACCGGGACCCGGGTTCGCGTCGCCGCGGACGACGGCCGCGCAGCGAGATGCCGAAGCCGCTGCTGTCCGTGTCGGACTCCGCCTCCCCGGGCATCGGCCCGCCGCTCTACATGAACGGCGGCCTGATCGGCAGCATGGACTCCATCGTGACCCTGCAGAACCTCCGCGGCGCCATCCCCGGGATCCCCATCATGGCGGCCGGATTCCCACACGGATTCCCCGCGGGGAGTGGCGGGTCGGCGGCGGACGACGCCAAGAACGGGCTGAGCATGCTGCCCATGATGCTGCACGGCATCCATCACCCGCACGGCGCCGCCGCCGGCATCCCGCAGCACGCCCTGTTCAGCGTCGGCACCATGATGGCGCACGCTCCGCCGCCGCCGCACTCGTCCGCCTCCGCTTCTGCATCCACCGTCACCACGACAACCGCAGCGTCGGAGGCAGCCAGCCCGTCATCGACGACCGCCGCCGCTGATCGAGAGAGCGACATGGAgaagccagcagagggcgccaagCGGCCGGCGGAGACGGCGGCGGCCGTCATCACCTCCACCAGCAGAGTGCATCACACCTTCAACCCCTTCCTGATCCCCGGCGTGTCGCACGGCCTGCTGTACCCGCACATGTTCCTCCCCCATGGCGGCATCATGGCGCTGCCCGCCGTGGCGCCGGGCGGCGCCGATGGCGTGCCGGGAAGCCCCAAATGGAGGAGGAAACGGgcgagggaggaggaggagagagagagggggaaggcAGGAGACGCGGAGGAGAGAGAAAGTACAGTTACCGCCTCCGCGTCCTCGTCCGCCTCGCCGCCGAGCGAGGAGAGCCGGGCCGGCCGGGCGGAACCGGACTCCATCAGCCACGGCGAAAAAGCTGCGGCGCCGGAGGAGAAGGAGGACGGGTCGGAGGAGACGGGGGACGAGGTGGACAGACGGGACGGCGAGGCGGCGTAG